The Branchiostoma floridae strain S238N-H82 chromosome 7, Bfl_VNyyK, whole genome shotgun sequence region ATAACAACAGCATTTTGTAAGCATGTTTTGGAGATTGACATCAAAGCAGATCCTTGTGAAGCAAAGGAACACAAGAAGCAACTGAAAGAGATGCGAGAAGATGCTGAGAAAGGAATCAAGGCATTAGATCAACAGGATGCTCCATATTCACTTGGCGAGGGTGACCCAAAGAGAATGGAAATGGAAACAAACAGGGTGGACTTGATCAGGACATTGTTTGAAAGAATCACAGAAAGCCGTAGGGCTTTCATAGCGGAGTTAGTTGATGAGTGTATTAAAGAGATGGGTGCCCCTCCCTGCAAGTATGCTCTGATAGGTCTAGGGTCTCAAGCTATAGGCTTGGTTACTCcgtactctgatctggaatttgccatCCTTGTAGAGGATGAGAAAGAGAGCAATGTCATCTATTTCCGCAACCTTACTCATTATCTACATCTCAAAGTGATCAACCTGGGGGAAACCATTCTACCAGCAATGGGGATCAAGTCACTCAATGATTTTTACTCAGATGACCCTGCAGACAATTGGTTCTATGATTCTGTTACACCCAGAGGATTTGCATTTGATGGAGCAATGCCAAAAGCCAGCAAGACTCCACTTGGGAGAGGCAAGACTCTAACAAAACCAGCCAGTGAACTTATTCTGAGACCACAAAATATGGCCAAGTTGTTGGAGAGAGATGCTAGCCAATATCTGAAAGAAGGCTACCATCTTGCCCTTATCCTTGGAAATGTTTCATTAATTCATGGAGATCCAGAATTGGTTGACAGATACAACAACCTATTGGATATGTCACTTGATGACAAAGATATGTCTACCCAGTTGGCGCAGGTCATAGTGAGTGACAATGAGGCACAGTTTAAAACTAAAGAGGTGACTGCCCGCCTGTTAGATGTCAAAAAAGAAATCTACAGGCTACCTACTTTATCAGTAACCTACCTGGCACTTTTTCATGGTATCAAACCCACAACAATATGGTCAACTATCACAGACCTAGAAAGAGTTGTAGGGCTTGAAAATGCACAGCATGTGAGAGTGTTAGTTGGCATCTCAGCAGAAGTCAGGCTACGGACGTACCTCAGCAATGGTGGGCAGAAGGAAAACATGTCCGCCTTGTCATCAATGCAGGTGGGTGGAGCAAGCAGTGAGGAACTAAGGAAGGTGTTTTACTACTCAAACAAAAGACAGCTTTTGAGGTACTATCACACAGCTATGCCCCTAAAGAGGTTCATTTGGAACCTTTCTACAGACCACATGAAGAATGTCCCTCCATGTCTTTATGACACGTCTCCTCAAGTGCAAGCAGCCATATACCAGAGGCTGTGCATCTATCAAGAGGCCATCAGCTATTATGAAGAGGCATTGCAGATGAGGCAAAGTGTCTATGGCAAGAGTGCTGCACATCCTGCTATTGCAACTACAATGAGCAACTTGGCATCAGCCTGGCATGATCTTGGGGATGACAGGAAGGTTGTTCGTTACCATGAACACACGTTGGCTATGCTACAAATCATCTATGGGCAAAACAGTACACATCCCGATATTGCCACTACCCTTAACAACTTGGGGTCAACCTGGAGCAGTCTTGGAGATAAGAGAAAAGCCATCAGTTACCACAAGCACGCACTTAAGATGTTCAAAGAGATTCATGGTGAGAGTGCCGCACATCCTCACATTGCTATCTCAATCAACAACCTTGGGTCTGCCTGGCACGGGCTTGATAAAAGAAAGGCAATCAACTTCCATGAGCAAGCGCTACAGATGAGACGAAACATCTTGAGTGACAGCAGTGGACATCCTGACATAGCAACTTCACTGCACAACTTGGGATCTGCTTGGGAGGATCTTGGCGACTACAGGAAGGCCATTGTGTACTATGAGCAGGCCTTACAGATGAGATGTACCATCTATGGTAAAGATGCTGCATATCCTGACATAGCTGCCTCACTCAACAATCTTGGAACAGCTTGGGATAGCCTTGGTGACAAGAGAAAGGCCATCaactaccatgaacaggcactacagatgaggcaaAAGATCTATGGGAAGAGTTCTACACATCCTGATATTGCTGCCTCACTCAACAATCTGGGATCGGCTTGGGATGATGTGGGTGATCATAAGAAATCCATTGACTACTATCAAATGGCACTACAGATATGGAAGGTCATGTATGGCAAGAGTGCTGTACATCCTGACATTTCTGCATCATTGAACAATTTAGGGCTTGCCTGGGGTCATCTAGGTGATCATGAGAAGGctatcagctatcatgaacaggcacttcAGATGAGGTTTGATATCTATGGCAACAGTACTGCACATCGTGACATTGCAACTTCACTAAACAATTTAGGGGCTGCATGGAGTCGTCTTGAGGGTGTGAGAAAGTTGAATgccatcagctactatgaacaggcattGAATGTAAACCGACAAATTCATGGAGTAAATGCTGTACATTCTGATGTAGCAACGTCCCTAAGCAACCTGGGTTCATTATGGCAAGACCTTGGTGATGTTAAAGAGGCCATTACctactatgaacagtcactacagatgaagcaaAAAATCTTTGGGGAAGGATCTGACCATCCCAGCATTGCTGCCTCACTTAACAATCTGGGTACTGCTTGGGGTGCACTTGGTGATAAGAGGAAGGCCATCAGTTATCAGGAACAAGCATTACAGatgaatagaaatatatatgGCCAGAGTGCAGCACGTCCTGACATTGCATCTAACCTAAGCTTCCTGGGGTCAGCCTGGGAAGATCTTGGTGACTTGAAAAAGTCAATCAGCTATAGAGAGCAGGCACTACAGACATGGCAGAAGATCCTTGGTGAGAACTCTGTACATCCTGTCCTTGCTATCTCATTGAACAACCTTGGCTGGGCCTGGGAGGAACTAGATCGGGAGAAATCAATCTGTTACTACAGACAGGCCTTATCCATGATGAAGGCTCTGCATCAAGGGGACAGCAGTCATCCACACATCACAGGCATTGAAGAAAACCTCCAGCGCTTGATCAATAATGAATAGAGTCAACCCACATTTAAAGTCATCTTTATCAGCACATCTGTTATTAGCAAAATATGTTTAGTGTTTGAGGTAAATAGACATATACCCACAGATGAAGtgatgtatatattatgcacaGATTGGCAGGCCAGTTGCAGTTTTGTACATGCAAGTAGACTCAGATTGATTTTTAAAGCACAATGGTGTGCAGTGCCACTGGTCAATTCTACTTCAGAATCTGATACCTGTTACATAAAATATTAGGAATTGATGATATTGTGTATAATTACCAGTAAGTATTGTATGCTCCTAAATGATCTAATGTGTGATTTTTTAGTCCATGTTTGATTCAATTCAAAAGGCGTCAGTTTACCCCATTACCTTATCAtattttaacaatgaaaaaccTTATTAAGGCAATATTCATGCTGTGTAGTAGTTCATTGGTTACTTGTAGTTATGGTTTACTGATTCTGGTTTTTATTAATTTCACAACACAAGACTGGCATGTAAAACACAATCTCCTTGGAATGGTTAACGCTTTTCTGATTATATACATCAAGAATCATCACTTTTTCACCAAATAAAAACAGCTTCTTGGTTTGATTAAATGTCTTGTTCTTTATTCTATGACAGCTTGAGGCCAAAGATAATTGCTTAATTACTTGATTGCAATTAACACGTATCAATTCAATGTCGTGATGGTCATGGATGGCACGTACATAAAATACTAGGTCCTCTACATGGTACTGTATTGTTGTCTTTCAAATTATCAAACCAGCACCACATAacatgaaaacctcaatttcaTACTTGTATTTGACAACAATTTCCAACTACCTGATATGTAACATCATTTTCTTGGAATAATAAAATCTTGTACAGGACAGTTGGTTGCCTTTGCAATTGCCCACTGTAAAGGTTGTACTNNNNNNNNNNNNNNNNNNNNNNNNNNNNNNNNNNNNNNNNNNNNNNNNNNNNNNNNNNNNNNNNNNNNNNNNNNNNNNNNNNNNNNNNNNNNNNNNNNNNNNNNNNNNNNNNNNNNNNNNNNNNNNNNNNNNNNNNNNNNNNNNNNNNNNNNNNNNNNNNNNNNNNNNNNNNNNNNNNNNNNNNNNNNNNNNNNNNNNNNNNNNNNNNNNNNNNNNNNNNNNNNNNNNNNNNNNNNNNNNNNNNNNNNNNNNNNNNNNNNNNNNNNNNNNNNNNNNNNNNNNNNNNNNNNNNNNNNNNNNNNNNNNNNNNNNNNNNNNNNNNNNNNNNNNNNNNNNNNNNNNNNNNNNNNNNNNNNNNNNNNNNNNNNNNNNNNNNNNNNNNNNNNNNNNNNNNNNNNNNNNNNNNNNNNNNNNNNNNNNNNNNNNNNNNNNNNNNNNNNNNNNNNNNNNNNNNNNNNNNNNNNNNNNNNNNNNNNNNNNNNNNNNNNNNNNNNNNNNNNNNNNNNNNNNNNNNNNNNNNNNNNNNNNNNNNNNNNNNNNNNNNNNNNNNNNNNNNNNNNNNNNNNNNNNNNNNNNNNNNNNNNNNNNNNNNNNNNNNNNNNNNNNNNNNNNNNNNNNNNNNNNNNNNNNNNNNNNNNNNNNNNNNNNNNNNNNNNNNNNNNNNNNNNNNNNNNNNNNNNNNNNNNNNNNNNNNNNNNNNNNNNNNNNNNNNNNNNNNNNNNNNNNNNNNNNNNNNNNNNNNNNNNNNNNNNNNNNNNNNNNNNNNNNNNNNNNNNNNNNNNNNNNNNNNNNNNNNNNNNNNNNNNNNNNNNNNNNNNNNNNNNNNNNNNNNNNNNNNNNNNNNNNNNNNNNNNNNNNNNNNNNNNNNNNNNNNNNNNNNNNNNNNNNNNNNNNNNNNNNNNNNNNNNNNNNNNNNNNNNNNNNNNNNNNNNNNNNNNNNNNNNNNNNNNNNNNNNNNNNNNNNNNNNNNNNNNNNNNNNNNNNNNNNNNNNNNNNNNNNNNNNNNNNNNNNNNNNNNNNNNNNNNNNNNNNNNNNNNNNNNNNNNNNNNNNNNNNNNNNNNNNNNNNNNNNNNNNNNNNNNNNNNNNNNNNNNNNNNNNNNNNNNNNNNNNNNNNNNNNNNNNNNNNNNNNNNNNNNNNNNNNNNNNNNNNNNNNNNNNNNNNNNNNNNNNNNNNNNNNNNNNNNNNNNNNNNNNNNNNNNNNNNNNNNNNNNNNNNNNNNNNNNNNNNNNNNNNNNNNNNNNNNNNNNNNNNNNNNNNNNNNNNNNNNNNNNNNNNNNNNNNNNNNNNNNNNNNNNNNNNNNNNNNNNNNNNNNNNNNNNNNNNNNNNNNNNNNNNNNNNNNNNNNNNNNNNNNNNNNNNNNNNNNNNNNNNNNNNNNNNNNNNNNNNNNNNNNNNNNNNNNNNNNNNNNNNNNNNNNNNNNNNNNNNNNNNNNNNNNNNNNNNNNNNNNNNNNNNNNNNNNNNNNNNNNNNNNNNNNNNNNNNNNNNNNNNNNNNNNNNNNNNNNNNNNNNNNNNNNNNNNNNNNNNNNNNNNNNNNNNNNNNNNNNNNNNNNNNNNNNNNNNNNNNNNNNNNNNNNNNNNNNNNNNNNNNNNNNNNNNNNNNNNNNNNNNNNNNNNNNNNNNNNNNNNNNNNNNNNNNNNNNNNNNNNNNNNNNNNNNNNNNNNNNNNNNNNNNNNNNNNNNNNNNNNNNNNNNNNNNNNNNNNNNNNNNNNNNNNNNNNNNNNNNNNNNNNNNNNNNNNNNNNNNNNNNNNNNNNNNNNNNNNTaactgttacagatacagatggttCAGTACTAGTGTTTCTTACTTTAATAGCAGGGACAGCCAGATTGAGATTAGGGAATACTGTTGCTCCACCGGCTTCAACGTCACTAAGCTGTGGTAGAATAAAGGCGatataaaaatcatgaaatatttgtttgagtgttattttcttgtaCCAATACGGAATGTAATGAAAAATCCTTTGAATTCGCAGCATTCAGCACTTTTAGACCACAACGCTAGGTGCATGTACTCTACTTCTACCTCATGTACACTATATTTAGCCCTCTGTGTAGCAACAATGCCTTTTACGATACCAATTACGATACCAATTTCTGAAATGAACACATCCCTCCCAAACTTCAATGTAATTATGACAACAAATAACATCTGGCAATAGGATAGGGCATGCAACTTTATAATCAGAATACCAAACGTACATAGAAGAGGAAAGTTACAATCCTTTCTCCTGTTGTCATCTTCACTGTCTGATTGTCCTGTGGGTATGCAAAAATAGTAAGAAAGAAGGCAATATTAAAtgtcaaaacaaagaaatggtCATAGCAATACCGATTTTACATATGATGGTGTAAGTGATCTCCTGTAAATTGTTGTCAGATTGACGAAGaacaatttcaatttttgtatgTCTAAGAAACTGTATCGACCCTTCATTGTAATTGAAAAGTACAGTTCATTTATCAATGCCATCAATGCCATACGATAGATATATACTTGTGAGTAGCAAAGCACTGTAGGTTCTTGAAGCTTCAAATAGTCATGATGCGTCTCGTAAAGTCCTCCCAGTCCATAGTTCACCACCTGAAACACATCATCAGAGGTCAAAGTCATAAACTCTGTGACTGTTGATGACAAGAACTTCTAATGTAAGACCATAAATCGGGCAATCATGGTGTATTTAAATTCTAATAATCATAATATACTTTGGTAATgtcattgacagacgaacagaaagctacttttctcttgaaatcgcagaacccacaagtTTTAGAAAATATGGGGCATTTcatctccctctgcttccaaaaaagaagtcaaacccaacctgtttagaaatagccaacactagtattagattagaatattgtttatgactgtccattgtcactatgtgtataccatgtacttgcaattagcacgtcaccggaacgtactgcgcctgcgcgaaaagtatagacatgctaaaccttgctaaacccccggtttactaaagggccgcatttaagaaagtacgtgcgtatataaggataaaatcccgtgtacgttttacatgaaaccatgtctctaacatatactgtgcaacaagcgggatttcaatgcaacattgaccaaaccaagccccaaaccaccagggttcgcgcaggcgcagtacgttccggtgacgtgctcttgcaattagccctcgggcacgaacttgcaaataaacttcttcttataataaaacaaaagtaagacaatGTTGGATTCAGAGCTAAAAACTGGTGGTGCTTACAGATGATTGGATTTAGAAGATGATTGGATAGAAGTAAAGCTATAAAACTGGTGCTGCTTACAGTGATTTCCCCACAATTCGAAGGGTCATCTGCAGGTATCATCTAcactacaaaagtacaaaacatcAGCAAATTGGAACACGACTGCATGTTAATTTCATATTCTCTCTAAATTAAATAACAGTGACCTTAAGCATACCTGAAATGCCTCGGCAGAAGGGCAGTTGGTGTTCAAACCAGTAATGTGCTCAACCCGTCGACTCAGCTTCACAATCGCGGGATGTTCACTGTCGAACAGCCAACCACTGGAAACAGACAAAACTATCAGTTTCAGCCGAAAGCTACTGGGTTTGGACAGAATAGGGAGAGAAACGCCATGTTGTACTCTAATcatagtttcattaattttatcCAGAACATAGCCCACAAAGAAACACATTTCCTTACGTTTCACTAACTCTGGCAGTGCTCAAAACGTTCCCTCCATCGGCACTGCCATCGTTGGCAAGTACTGGAGACCTCTTCAACTGCAGAAAATCCATGTTCAGAATAAGCATAGAATGTATCAAATtttggtcctgtccctggtgccgaACGTACACTCACACTGATTGTCCTCCTACTGAGTTCACattggtcctgtccctggtgctgaacgtacatgtatttacattgaTTGTCCTCCTACGTACTTCACGTTACACACAGTATTTGCAGCAGCCATTTAAAAGCCTTAAAAATCTAACGTTATACTTTTAAATCCAAACTATGCAATAATTGGATTAACCTAACCAATCAGTTAGACAAAGGTGACATATGCTAGCATATGTAACCAATTAAAAGCAATtagaaaacacaaaacattgtCGTTAAGAAAAAATTAGTTCCGCTGTATTTCTGACATCACTAGTACCTTGTCCAGCGCCATGTCCTTCATAAAGGCGGTCTGCTTAtcagtgatgacgtcatgatacAGGGCAACCAATGGGCTTGTCTCGTGTAGCACCTCCATCTTGATAGGACTGAGGTAGAAGTACGGACTGGGGCGGATGTATCTACAGGTGAGCGTTGGGTGTGGAGCTTGGTTCTAGGTTGACAAGATAGATAATCAGAAACAATGATTATCTACTTGTACCAGTAAGGGGTGATGTACACCGTATGTGTAGTTCCCTTTTGTATTAATGATTCTAGTTTGGTCACCTTGAGAAGTTAACAGTAACTACAACGATGACATCGTACTGACCGTGACATTCTGATCGGTTTCAATGTCAACACTGATATCCATTtctcccccccacccccaaaaaaaaacacgacaCGATCCTGGACTCTAAGAACCAAGTTGCTTAGTAAGAGATAAGGTGACCAAGATCATGTGTAGCATACCTACCTTGAGAACTCCAAGACGGCAAAGTTTTTCGTGGACATAGTTAGGCTTCGTTAAGGACGATGTGACGTTTCTTAGCACGTTTGAGAGTAGTCTTAAATCATCTTCGTTGGCTTCAACCTTTTGTGCCTTTACATCTGAAAGACAAGAATGTATGAAAAGCAGATTTGCATTACTGAAACGTCATCGCCCATATTTATCATACGTATCTTGAGTTATATTTGGACCCTGACATGTATTTACAACACATGTCACCTACAATGCGATAACGTTGCTATCTGATTTGTAATCATATTCCTGATAGCAACGCAACTGATTTTCTGCCAACATTCCAAGATTGAAGAACATCAAACTGTCGAAAAGAAAATTCAAGGTAAGCGATTTGTTCTTGCTGAATGACAGTTATAAACTCCAACTTAAACATCAAAGTGGTTACAATAAGATACAAAAAGGAAATAAAGCAACGTTTCGTACTTTGGCCAACTTCACAAACCCCGCAGCTGAGGCGACAACTGTGCAACATGAACTTCGGGTTGACGTCACACTCCCCCATCCCGGCCCACTGGGGACAGAACAGATCATCATCCACACAAAAGTTTCCTGGAGATTCAAACATGGAAACAGAATTAGATCACTGAACAGCTGAAATTCGTCTAGAATCAAAATGAAGTTTCAAGGAAAAACGAACGTCTAAAGAGAAGCATACTAATTGAAGTGTTGGTTGAAGTCAAGGGCCTCAGATTTACCTAACTTTGACATTGCCATGGATACAGCCTTGTTCCACTGGATCTAACggtaagaaagaaatatcatttgTAATGACAGATGAAATATCTAACTCTATACATTTACTTAGTTTACTTAAAATGATTCTACAAATTATCCTTCTTTTTGTAATTGACTATGATTACAAACAGTCCCTGTCATTACCTTGAAGATTTTACATTCGCAGTAAATAATCAAGTTATCGTTCCAGCAGTTGTTCACAAGTTAATCAAAGTCGTTACCTTCTGTACTGTATCCGCTAATTTCAGTAGAACATCCAGGATCTTAAGACCATTGTCGTCATGCTTGACCTTCAACGACGACGTTTCCTTCTCCCTTATCATCTCCAAGGTCATGTTGAACCACAACATGGCCTGGTAGAAGCTGTTTTCTTTACTTGCTACATCCCCGATGTAGAATGTGTCCGAGGGGTCCAGAGAAATAGTCGGGTCCTTTGTGCTGACCTCTGTCATCTCACGTACAGGCTCCTCGTCATTGGTTTCTTGTGGCAGTGGCACCATCACAATCTGCCCCTGCTGGGCTAGACTGCGCATGTCCAGGTTATACACGTGTTGCAGCCTTACCAGAGCGAGCGCAGACATGTACAAGTCTTCATCAGTTGGTAGCTCGAATCGTCTCCCTTTTAATCCAGAAAAAAGGTTGTCATCAATATGTgcctttttttgcatacaaacGAGTGCAAATATCAAGGACGAGGACAATGTTTAAGTAGCTTATaaagtgccacatacaaagtgcagacagaaggtaaaggcagTATTTTACCTCGATATATTTGGAAAGCATGTAATTTGATAGCCAACGGTCTGTCACATACCGGTCAGTGCCTGGGCCTCCGACAAGTTGTTAGGAACTTGACTGAGTCGTTTGATCAAGAGGTAAGCTCTGACGGGGTGGTAAACCTGGCGGGCGATGTGGTCAGTCCCAGAAATGCTGATATCAAAACTCTGGACATATCTAAATGAGCACAGaaagaacaagagttcgtagacctcaggcctgcatgaaatgtattgggtttctgtagacctattgggtatttttgcctttttgtctgtggtacgtttttaccgtgttggttgtgcaccatgcaaaagtctgactctgaaattccattttctgaatttgtaagtttggacatggatgaacattacttattttggatttcttaagtatgtaaccaaccacagtactttgaagttgttgagacgctacctttttttgtctcagatggcccatgcacatgtagttactctgtcacatgatatactaatatcttcctatttcaatgtactgacctaatgcagctgctaagtctccttggtttgtgttcttccaatgatattcattaaagatttatttctggggtgttattcacttgacatcggaatgttacttgcataatttgaccaatgatacttttatctgtagttccatagacattagacaatatgaatagtggtagcccccatgcagcagcaacagttagtccccagggtggtatgatattttcattcaatccatccaacccaaacctaaatctcctgtagtatctaagccaaatttaacagcataatttactatgaaaaatgtccttgtcaatcccatttatagatggcaagctgctggcaatgtagcctgattaaatctcgcttatagcagcccgccaaacatccgccgg contains the following coding sequences:
- the LOC118420024 gene encoding prolyl 4-hydroxylase subunit alpha-3-like (The sequence of the model RefSeq protein was modified relative to this genomic sequence to represent the inferred CDS: added 175 bases not found in genome assembly), which translates into the protein MATAIDEEETTATEGALVLLPLTYIVETGQRWEMSAQTAGYVIGLCLCDYGASFATKLALKTEKADAGFFSAVVRLEKLVQEEREVVAMVKQFIQEGRQVSADMQRYVQSFDISISGTDHIARQVYHPVRAYLLIKRLSQVPNNLSEAQALTGRRFELPTDEDLYMSALALVRLQHVYNLDMRSLAQQGQIVMVPLPQETNDEEPVREMTEVSTKDPTISLDPSDTFYIGDVASKENSFYQAMLWFNMTLEMIREKETSSLKVKHDDNGLKILDVLLKLADTVQKIQWNKAVSMAMSKLGNFCVDDDLFCPQWAGMGECDVNPKFMLHSCRLSCGVCEVGQNVKAQKVEANEDDLRLLSNVLRNVTSSLTKPNYVHEKLCRLGVLKNQAPHPTLTCRYIRPSPYFYLSPIKMEVLHETSPLVALYHDVITDKQTAFMKDMALDKLKRSPVLANDGSADGGNVLSTARVSETGWLFDSEHPAIVKLSRRVEHITGLNTNCPSAEAFQVVNYGLGGLYETHHDYLKLQEPTVLCYSQDNQTVKMTTGERIVTFLFYLSDVEAGGATVFPNLNLAVPAIKNSAVLFHDLKRSLALEENSLHAGCPVLMGSKWIANKWIRAHGNEFRWPCGLTPEE
- the LOC118418764 gene encoding uncharacterized protein LOC118418764, which encodes MKSDKTFDGGAGVEIEAMKRSHTAALVQAIANQDKTREVDALRSLGDASFQEGCANKTVADLKKSSALYSAALRKCKDAGTREALEGRVKEADNKVTTLLSIDKSQKHKMTKSQSQGMTISNVSEILCSLDSVLENGSDLDLVKIGYEDVLVSAIVNDHTLLEVEALKSIADVDLEVGQISCDRNMLAGAIKLYKAALEWCNDSDGQVSLVHRIRFAEKVKESAIQRTNTHCKQQRVIQKSNFKLATVAEELLELDLSLESGFCLDVVERGYASKLIQALSRGNGVLEREALKSLGDLYLQKAKISKDKEEYFKKACALYSEVLQQCVDEKDQLIMEHRIKYAEKCTKLTYCPEDEILETKSSVSNILDVMMALHEVREKYKLRGEGVQPLIEGYTHAFLRAIMERNQWFKTEALKSLGDMYVERGQINEDEVDFDKAKGLYGAALKICKDSSRSDQSILKDRIQDVNRVMQEQQKQQQRTSLQSRSEENVSLIPSLATSEVVNQHSTSHSIGESFHAALSASSSIEAHKSKNTDRLYKEHLQQGKEALKREDLDMAEEHFATALKTVHMRDSSAVQYQKEAEPLYKLANVYLKRGQRTKDGGNFTKAAALCNAASVRAGTDVEDNQLTMQTITTAFCKHVLEIDIKADPCEAKEHKKQLKEMREDAEKGIKALDQQDAPYSLGEGDPKRMEMETNRVDLIRTLFERITESRRAFIAELVDECIKEMGAPPCKYALIGLGSQAIGLVTPYSDLEFAILVEDEKESNVIYFRNLTHYLHLKVINLGETILPAMGIKSLNDFYSDDPADNWFYDSVTPRGFAFDGAMPKASKTPLGRGKTLTKPASELILRPQNMAKLLERDASQYLKEGYHLALILGNVSLIHGDPELVDRYNNLLDMSLDDKDMSTQLAQVIVSDNEAQFKTKEVTARLLDVKKEIYRLPTLSVTYLALFHGIKPTTIWSTITDLERVVGLENAQHVRVLVGISAEVRLRTYLSNGGQKENMSALSSMQVGGASSEELRKVFYYSNKRQLLRYYHTAMPLKRFIWNLSTDHMKNVPPCLYDTSPQVQAAIYQRLCIYQEAISYYEEALQMRQSVYGKSAAHPAIATTMSNLASAWHDLGDDRKVVRYHEHTLAMLQIIYGQNSTHPDIATTLNNLGSTWSSLGDKRKAISYHKHALKMFKEIHGESAAHPHIAISINNLGSAWHGLDKRKAINFHEQALQMRRNILSDSSGHPDIATSLHNLGSAWEDLGDYRKAIVYYEQALQMRCTIYGKDAAYPDIAASLNNLGTAWDSLGDKRKAINYHEQALQMRQKIYGKSSTHPDIAASLNNLGSAWDDVGDHKKSIDYYQMALQIWKVMYGKSAVHPDISASLNNLGLAWGHLGDHEKAISYHEQALQMRFDIYGNSTAHRDIATSLNNLGAAWSRLEGVRKLNAISYYEQALNVNRQIHGVNAVHSDVATSLSNLGSLWQDLGDVKEAITYYEQSLQMKQKIFGEGSDHPSIAASLNNLGTAWGALGDKRKAISYQEQALQMNRNIYGQSAARPDIASNLSFLGSAWEDLGDLKKSISYREQALQTWQKILGENSVHPVLAISLNNLGWAWEELDREKSICYYRQALSMMKALHQGDSSHPHITGIEENLQRLINNE